A single Oryctolagus cuniculus chromosome 16, mOryCun1.1, whole genome shotgun sequence DNA region contains:
- the DNASE2 gene encoding deoxyribonuclease-2-alpha isoform X2, protein MAAPSPLLLTALLWVPAGALSCYGDSGQPVDWFVVYKLPAHSGSGDAAGSGLRYKYLDPRSGGWRDGAGSINSSAGAVGRSLLPLYRSNASQLAFLLYNDQPPKAGRAQGSSSHGHTKGRQLAYTYPLVYDHQLDGVFAQKFPDLEEVIKGHHVSHEPWNSSVTLTSQAGATFQSFAKAGGFGDDLYSGWLAAALRSNLQVQFWQNSPGVLPSNCSGTQQVLDVTQTAFPGPTGPTFSATEDHSKWCVAPEGPWACVGDMNRNRGEEHRGGGMLCSRLPALWKAFQPLVKAWQPCSEEEEEAGPGSPS, encoded by the exons ATGGCTGCCCCGAGCCCGCTGCTGCTGACTGCGCTGCTGTGGGTCCCCGCCGGGGCCCTGAGCTGCTACGGGGACTCGGGGCAGCCGGTGGACTG GTTTGTGGTCTACAAGCTCCCCGCCCACAGCGGGTCCGGGGATGCGGCGGGCAGCGGGCTGCGCTACAAATACCTGGACCCGCGCTCAGGGGGCTGGCGCGACGGCGCGGGCTCCATCAACAGCTCGGCGGGGGCCGTGGGCCGCAGCCTGCTGCCGCTGTACCGGAGCAACGCTAGCCAG ctcgCGTTCCTGCTCTACAATGACCAACCGCCCAAAGCCGGTAGAGCCCAGGGCTCCTCCAGCCACGGCCACACAAAGG gcaggcagctggcctACACCTACCCTCTGGTCTATGACCACCAGCTGGATGGGGTCTTTGCCCAGAAATTCCCCGACCTGGAGGAAGTGATCAAGGGCCACCACGTGAGCCACGAACCATGGAACAGCAGCGTTACGCTCACGTCACAGGCAGGGGCCACCTTCCAGAGTTTTGCCAAAGCCGGCGGGTTCGGGGATG ACCTGTACTCCGGCTGGCTGGCGGCAGCCCTTCGTAGCAACCTGCAGGTCCAGTTCTGGCAAAATTCTCCCGGCGTCCTGCCCTCCAACTGCTCGGGGACCCAGCAGGTTCTGGACGTAACTCAGACAGCTTTCCCTGGGCCAACCGGTCCCACGTTCAGCGCTACGGAGGACCACTCCAAATGGTGCGTGGCCCCAGAGGGACCGTGGGCCTGCGTGGGCGACATGAATCGGAACCGCGGCGAAGAGCACCGGGGTGGGGGCATGCTGTGCTCCCGGCTGCCCGCGCTCTGGAAGGCTTTCCAGCCCCTGGTGAAAGCCTGGCAGCCCTgcagcgaggaggaggaggaggcagggccaggaagcCCCAGCTAA
- the DNASE2 gene encoding deoxyribonuclease-2-alpha isoform X1, which translates to MAAPSPLLLTALLWVPAGALSCYGDSGQPVDWFVVYKLPAHSGSGDAAGSGLRYKYLDPRSGGWRDGAGSINSSAGAVGRSLLPLYRSNASQLAFLLYNDQPPKAGRAQGSSSHGHTKGVLLLDQEGGLWLVHSVPRFPPPPSAGAYSWPHNAQTYGQMLLCVSFPLGQFQSIGRQLAYTYPLVYDHQLDGVFAQKFPDLEEVIKGHHVSHEPWNSSVTLTSQAGATFQSFAKAGGFGDDLYSGWLAAALRSNLQVQFWQNSPGVLPSNCSGTQQVLDVTQTAFPGPTGPTFSATEDHSKWCVAPEGPWACVGDMNRNRGEEHRGGGMLCSRLPALWKAFQPLVKAWQPCSEEEEEAGPGSPS; encoded by the exons ATGGCTGCCCCGAGCCCGCTGCTGCTGACTGCGCTGCTGTGGGTCCCCGCCGGGGCCCTGAGCTGCTACGGGGACTCGGGGCAGCCGGTGGACTG GTTTGTGGTCTACAAGCTCCCCGCCCACAGCGGGTCCGGGGATGCGGCGGGCAGCGGGCTGCGCTACAAATACCTGGACCCGCGCTCAGGGGGCTGGCGCGACGGCGCGGGCTCCATCAACAGCTCGGCGGGGGCCGTGGGCCGCAGCCTGCTGCCGCTGTACCGGAGCAACGCTAGCCAG ctcgCGTTCCTGCTCTACAATGACCAACCGCCCAAAGCCGGTAGAGCCCAGGGCTCCTCCAGCCACGGCCACACAAAGG GTGTCCTGCTCCTGGACCAAGAAGGAGGCCTCTGGCTGGTGCACAGCGTGCCCcgtttcccacccccaccctctgctgGCGCGTACAGCTGGCCCCACAATGCCCAAACCTATGGGCAGATGCTGCTCTGTGTGTCTTTTCCCCTCGGCCAGTTTCAGAGCATTG gcaggcagctggcctACACCTACCCTCTGGTCTATGACCACCAGCTGGATGGGGTCTTTGCCCAGAAATTCCCCGACCTGGAGGAAGTGATCAAGGGCCACCACGTGAGCCACGAACCATGGAACAGCAGCGTTACGCTCACGTCACAGGCAGGGGCCACCTTCCAGAGTTTTGCCAAAGCCGGCGGGTTCGGGGATG ACCTGTACTCCGGCTGGCTGGCGGCAGCCCTTCGTAGCAACCTGCAGGTCCAGTTCTGGCAAAATTCTCCCGGCGTCCTGCCCTCCAACTGCTCGGGGACCCAGCAGGTTCTGGACGTAACTCAGACAGCTTTCCCTGGGCCAACCGGTCCCACGTTCAGCGCTACGGAGGACCACTCCAAATGGTGCGTGGCCCCAGAGGGACCGTGGGCCTGCGTGGGCGACATGAATCGGAACCGCGGCGAAGAGCACCGGGGTGGGGGCATGCTGTGCTCCCGGCTGCCCGCGCTCTGGAAGGCTTTCCAGCCCCTGGTGAAAGCCTGGCAGCCCTgcagcgaggaggaggaggaggcagggccaggaagcCCCAGCTAA
- the KLF1 gene encoding Krueppel-like factor 1 isoform X1: MATAETALPSISTLTALGSFPDIQGSLKLESDGVQGWRSMEVQDVGPGPPDPTWQLLHVKLESDDPPAEDEDDDQTCTAAWDLDLSLSNFSSPEPSCAPGTSVLAPSEGPAAPYPALPETLGAYGGGPGLVPGLLGLEEPSGWAHAAPRALAPDAFVAPALAPAPAPAPKALSLQPVYPGSGAGSSGSYFRRPGLSVPAAPGAHYELLPGYPALYPAPPQYQGHFQLLRGLPAPAPAPGSAAAPSSFLGCLGPGTVGAGLGGTAGDPDLMAVAAPTKRSRSALPRSWPRRKQAAHACAHPGCGKSYTKSSHLKAHLRTHTGEKPYACTWDGCGWKFARSDELTRHYRKHTGQRPFRCQFCPRTFSRSDHLALHMKRHL, encoded by the exons ATGGCCACAGCCGAGACTGCACTGCCCTCCATCAGCACACTGACCGCCCTGGGCTCCTTCCCGGATATCCAGGGCTCTCTCAAGTTGGAGTCAGATGGAGTCCAG GGGTGGCGCTCCATGGAGGTGCAGGACGTGGGCCCGGGTCCCCCAGACCCAACGTGGCAGCTCCTTCACGTGAAACTAGAGTCGGACGACCCTCCCGCCGAAGACGAAGACGACGACCAGACCTGCACCGCCGCCTGGGACCTGGATCTCTCCCTAAGTAACTTCTCCAGCCCGGAGCCCAGCTGCGCGCCCGGGACCAGCGTTCTGGCTCCCAGCGAGGGCCCCGCAGCGCCGTACCCGGCGCTGCCCGAGACTCTGGGCGCGTATGGGGGCGGCCCGGGGCTGGTCCCTGGGCTCTTGGGTCTCGAGGAGCCCTCGGGGTGGGCGCACGCTGCCCCACGAGCCCTGGCCCCCGACGCTTTcgtggctccagccctggccccggcccccgctcCAGCTCCCAAGGCGTTGtcgctgcagccggtgtaccCGGGATCAGGCGCAGGTTCCTCAGGGAGCTACTTCCGGCGGCCTGGGCTTTCTGTGCCGGCCGCGCCGGGCGCCCACTACGAGCTGTTGCCCGGGTACCCCGCGCTGTACCCGGCGCCGCCGCAGTACCAAGGGCACTTCCAGCTCCTCCGCGGGCTCCCGGCGCCGGCGCCCGCGCCCGGCTCCGCCGCCGCGCCCTCCTCCTTCCTCGGCTGTCTGGGACCCGGCACGGTGGGTGCTGGACTCGGGGGCACCGCAGGAGACCCAGACCTGATGGCAGTGGCTGCGCCGACCAAGCGCAGCCGAAGCGCGTTGCCGCGCTCGTGGCCGCGCAGGAAGCAGGCGGCGCACGCGTGCGCGCACCCGGGCTGCGGCAAGAGCTACACCAAGAGCTCCCACCTGAAAGCGCACCTGCGCACGCACACAG GGGAGAAGCCCTACGCCTGCACGTGGGACGGCTGTGGCTGGAAGTTCGCGCGCTCGGACGAGCTGACCCGCCATTACCGGAAGCACACGGGACAGCGGCCCTTCCGCTGCCAGTTCTGCCCACGCACTTTCTCCCGCTCTGACCACCTGGCTTTGCACATGAAGCGCCACCTGTGA
- the KLF1 gene encoding Krueppel-like factor 1 isoform X2 — protein MEVQDVGPGPPDPTWQLLHVKLESDDPPAEDEDDDQTCTAAWDLDLSLSNFSSPEPSCAPGTSVLAPSEGPAAPYPALPETLGAYGGGPGLVPGLLGLEEPSGWAHAAPRALAPDAFVAPALAPAPAPAPKALSLQPVYPGSGAGSSGSYFRRPGLSVPAAPGAHYELLPGYPALYPAPPQYQGHFQLLRGLPAPAPAPGSAAAPSSFLGCLGPGTVGAGLGGTAGDPDLMAVAAPTKRSRSALPRSWPRRKQAAHACAHPGCGKSYTKSSHLKAHLRTHTGEKPYACTWDGCGWKFARSDELTRHYRKHTGQRPFRCQFCPRTFSRSDHLALHMKRHL, from the exons ATGGAGGTGCAGGACGTGGGCCCGGGTCCCCCAGACCCAACGTGGCAGCTCCTTCACGTGAAACTAGAGTCGGACGACCCTCCCGCCGAAGACGAAGACGACGACCAGACCTGCACCGCCGCCTGGGACCTGGATCTCTCCCTAAGTAACTTCTCCAGCCCGGAGCCCAGCTGCGCGCCCGGGACCAGCGTTCTGGCTCCCAGCGAGGGCCCCGCAGCGCCGTACCCGGCGCTGCCCGAGACTCTGGGCGCGTATGGGGGCGGCCCGGGGCTGGTCCCTGGGCTCTTGGGTCTCGAGGAGCCCTCGGGGTGGGCGCACGCTGCCCCACGAGCCCTGGCCCCCGACGCTTTcgtggctccagccctggccccggcccccgctcCAGCTCCCAAGGCGTTGtcgctgcagccggtgtaccCGGGATCAGGCGCAGGTTCCTCAGGGAGCTACTTCCGGCGGCCTGGGCTTTCTGTGCCGGCCGCGCCGGGCGCCCACTACGAGCTGTTGCCCGGGTACCCCGCGCTGTACCCGGCGCCGCCGCAGTACCAAGGGCACTTCCAGCTCCTCCGCGGGCTCCCGGCGCCGGCGCCCGCGCCCGGCTCCGCCGCCGCGCCCTCCTCCTTCCTCGGCTGTCTGGGACCCGGCACGGTGGGTGCTGGACTCGGGGGCACCGCAGGAGACCCAGACCTGATGGCAGTGGCTGCGCCGACCAAGCGCAGCCGAAGCGCGTTGCCGCGCTCGTGGCCGCGCAGGAAGCAGGCGGCGCACGCGTGCGCGCACCCGGGCTGCGGCAAGAGCTACACCAAGAGCTCCCACCTGAAAGCGCACCTGCGCACGCACACAG GGGAGAAGCCCTACGCCTGCACGTGGGACGGCTGTGGCTGGAAGTTCGCGCGCTCGGACGAGCTGACCCGCCATTACCGGAAGCACACGGGACAGCGGCCCTTCCGCTGCCAGTTCTGCCCACGCACTTTCTCCCGCTCTGACCACCTGGCTTTGCACATGAAGCGCCACCTGTGA